The proteins below come from a single Halobacteriovorax sp. DA5 genomic window:
- a CDS encoding GyrI-like domain-containing protein, whose amino-acid sequence MSNEYNDRIALICKYIADNINEDLNLEKLSEVSGLSKYHFHRVFTAKLNISLYSFIQLTRLKRASYQLVFNKEMKIIDIAFDANFDSPEAFSRSFKKVFNVTPSQFRSAPNWEKWHEKYQFIIPTGDNHMEIKIINLEEMKVAVLEHRASPTTLNNSVEKFKNWRIQSKQSPINKARTFGIVYNDPNNTKPEDFAFDICGELFEDLKQNKDGVIEKTIPAGRCAVVRHFGSPDNIEGKIYELYGKWLPTSGEELRDFPLFFHYHNFFPEVPENELITDIYLPLI is encoded by the coding sequence ATGAGTAATGAATATAACGATAGAATAGCTCTTATCTGTAAATATATAGCTGATAATATTAATGAAGATCTTAACCTTGAAAAACTATCAGAAGTATCAGGTTTATCTAAGTATCACTTTCACCGTGTCTTCACGGCAAAACTTAATATTAGTCTATACAGCTTTATTCAATTAACACGATTAAAGAGGGCCTCGTATCAACTTGTCTTCAACAAAGAAATGAAGATTATCGATATCGCATTTGATGCTAATTTCGATAGTCCTGAGGCATTTTCTCGTTCTTTTAAAAAAGTTTTTAATGTTACTCCTTCTCAATTTAGAAGTGCACCTAACTGGGAAAAGTGGCATGAGAAATATCAATTCATAATTCCTACAGGAGATAATCACATGGAAATAAAAATAATAAACTTAGAAGAAATGAAGGTGGCCGTTCTTGAACATAGAGCTTCACCCACAACTCTTAACAATTCAGTTGAAAAGTTTAAAAATTGGCGAATTCAAAGTAAGCAATCACCAATAAACAAAGCACGCACATTTGGTATCGTCTACAACGATCCAAATAATACAAAACCAGAGGATTTTGCCTTTGATATTTGTGGTGAACTATTTGAAGACTTAAAACAAAATAAAGATGGAGTTATCGAAAAAACGATTCCAGCTGGGCGATGTGCTGTTGTACGCCACTTTGGTTCACCTGATAATATTGAGGGTAAGATCTACGAATTATATGGAAAATGGCTTCCGACAAGTGGCGAGGAGCTTCGAGATTTTCCACTTTTCTTTCATTATCATAACTTCTTTCCAGAGGTTCCTGAAAATGAACTGATCACAGATATTTATTTACCTTTAATTTAA